The Lycium barbarum isolate Lr01 chromosome 12, ASM1917538v2, whole genome shotgun sequence genome includes a region encoding these proteins:
- the LOC132625084 gene encoding probable alpha,alpha-trehalose-phosphate synthase [UDP-forming] 7 produces the protein MMSKSYTNLLDLASGNFPVMGREKRRLPRVMTVAGVISELDDDQANSVTSDVPSSIIVDRIIIVANQLPVKAKRRPDNKGWSFSWDEDSLLLHIKDGLPDDMEVIYVGSLKVEIDSSEQDDVSQLLLDRFKCVPAFLPPDILSKYYDGFCKQHLWPLFHYMLPYSASHGSRFDRSWWEAYVAANKIFSQKVIEVINPDDDYVWIHDYHLMVLPTFLRRRFNRLRMGFFLHSPFPSSEIYRTLPVREEILKALLNSDLIGFHTFDYARHFLSCCSRMMGLEYQSKRGYIGLEYYGRTVGIKIMPVGIHMGQIETVLQLADKEWRVGELKQQFEAKTVLLGVDDMDIFKGVDLKILAFEEMLKQHPKWQGRAVLVQIANPARGKGKDLEEIQEEIKTSIKRINGKFRQPGYDPIVFIDRPVSLTERAAYYSVAECVVVTAVRDGMNLTPYEYVVCRQGIPGSDCTAEESNGLKNSMLVVSEFIGCSPSLSGAIRVNPWNVEATAEALNEAISMADAEKVLRHEKHYKYVSTHDVAYWSRSFFQDLERSSKDHFRRRCWGIGLSFGFRVVALDPNFRKLSIDTIVSAYSRAKNRAILLDYDGTLMPQTSINKVPSPQVISIINTLCGDERNTVFLVSGRGRDSLGKWFSPCEKLGIAAEHGYFLRWSADKEWEVVGQSNDFQWMEMAEPVMKQYTEATDGSHIETKESALVWHHRDADLGFGSCQAKEMLDHLESVLANEPVAVKSGQFIVEVKPQGVSKGLVAEKIFATMAESGRQADFVMCVGDDRSDEDMFEIIGNAINSGILSSSTEVYACTVGQKPSKAKYYLDDTTEVRTMLEALAEESPPPLSSEIET, from the exons ATGATGTCCAAATCATATACCAACTTGCTAGATCTAGCATCTGGGAATTTCCCAGTGATGGGCCGAGAAAAGAGGCGGTTGCCACGGGTAATGACAGTTGCTGGAGTTATATCTGAGCTTGATGATGATCAAGCTAATAGTGTTACATCAGATGTCCCATCATCAATTATTGTAGATCGAATAATTATAGTGGCTAATCAACTCCCTGTAAAAGCTAAGCGTAGACCGGATAATAAAGGATGGAGTTTTAGTTGGGATGAGGATTCATTGTTGTTGCATATAAAAGATGGTTTGCCAGATGATATGGAAGTTATCTATGTTGGTTCTTTAAAGGTTGAGATTGATTCAAGCGAACAGGATGACGTTTCACAGTTACTTTTGGATAGGTTTAAATGTGTTCCGGCTTTTCTCCCTCCAGATATTTTATCTAAATATTATGATGGGTTCTGCAAACAGCATTTATGGCCACTTTTCCATTATATGCTTCCGTACTCTGCCAGTCATGGAAGTCGATTTGATCGGTCGTGGTGGGAGGCATATGTTGCAGCAAACAAGATATTTTCCCAGAAGGTGATTGAGGTGATAAATCCTGATGATGATTATGTCTGGATTCATGATTATCATTTAATGGTTTTACCTACATTCTTGCGTAGGCGTTTCAATCGGTTGCGAATGGGTTTTTTTCTGCATAGCCCTTTTCCTTCATCAGAGATATATAGGACGCTTCCTGTGAGAGAAGAAATCCTCAAGGCCCTACTGAATTCTGACCTGATTGGTTTCCATACATTCGATTATGCACGGCATTTCCTATCGTGTTGTAGTCGCATGATGGGATTAGAGTATCAGTCAAAGAGGGGTTACATTGGGCTTGAATACTATGGACGGACTGTGGGGATCAAGATTATGCCAGTTGGGATTCACATGGGGCAGATTGAAACTGTTCTTCAACTAGCAGATAAAGAGTGGAGAGTCGGAGAGCTTAAGCAGCAGTTTGAAGCTAAAACTGTTTTACTTGGTGTGGATGATATGGACATTTTCAAGGGTGTCGATTTGAAAATTCTTGCATTCGAGGAAATGTTAAAACAACATCCAAAGTGGCAGGGAAGGGCAGTGTTGGTACAGATTGCTAATCCAGCTCGAGGAAAAGGAAAAGATCTTGAGGAAATACAAGAAGAAATAAAAACAAGCATCAAAAGAATCAATGGCAAGTTTAGACAGCCTGGTTATGACCCCATAGTGTTCATTGATCGCCCAGTTTCTCTTACTGAACGGGCTGCCTATTACTCTGTTGCTGAGTGTGTAGTTGTTACAGCAGTAAGAGATGGCATGAACCTTACTCCATATGAATACGTTGTGTGTAGGCAGGGCATCCCTGGTTCAGACTGCACTGCAGAAGAGTCCAATGGTCTGAAAAACAGCATGCTGGTAGTGTCTGAGTTCATCGGATGTTCTCCTTCACTAAGTGGTGCTATACGTGTTAACCCATGGAATGTGGAAGCAACTGCAGAAGCACTAAATGAGGCAATTTCAATGGCTGATGCTGAGAAGGTGTTGCGCCATGAGAAGCATTATAAGTATGTAAGCACCCATGACGTAGCTTATTGGTCAAGAAGCTTCTTCCAGGATCTGGAGAGAAGTAGCAAAGATCATTTCAGGCGACGTTGCTGGGGTATTGGCCTGAGCTTCGGTTTTAGAGTTGTAGCACTTGATCCCAATTTCAGAAAGCTGTCCATTGATACTATTGTTTCTGCGTACTCAAGAGCCAAAAATAGGGCGATATTGTTGGATTATGATGGTACTCTGATGCCTCAAACATCCATCAATAAGGTCCCTAGTCCCCAAGTTATTTCAATTATTAACACACTTTGTGGTGATGAAAGAAATACTGTGTTTCTCGTGAGCGGACGAGGAAGGGATAGTTTAGGCAAGTGGTTTTCTCCGTGTGAGAAACTTGGCATTGCTGCGGAACATGGATACTTCTTAAG GTGGTCTGCGGATAAAGAATGGGAAGTCGTCGGGCAGAGCAATGATTTCCAGTGGATGGAGATGGCTGAACCTGTTATGAAGCAGTATACAGAAGCTACAGATGGGTCTCACATTGAAACAAAAGAGAGTGCTCTTGTATGGCATCATAGAGATGCAGATCTTGGTTTTGGGTCTTGCCAAGCAAAAGAGATGTTAGACCATCTTGAAAGTGTGCTTGCAAATGAGCCTGTTGCTGTGAAGAGTGGACAGTTCATTGTTGAAGTTAAGCCTCAG GGAGTAAGTAAAGGTCTAGTTGCAGAGAAAATTTTTGCAACAATGGCTGAGAGTGGGCGGCAGGCTGATTTCGTGATGTGCGTAGGTGATGATAGGTCTGATGAGGACATGTTTGAGATTATTGGAAATGCAATAAATAGTGGTATACTTTCTTCAAGCACAGAAGTGTATGCCTGCACAGTGGGACAAAAGCCAAGTAAAGCCAAATATTATCTTGATGACACAACAGAAGTTAGAACCATGCTTGAAGCTCTTGCCGAAGAATCCCCACCTCCACTTTCATCAGAAATTGAAACATGA
- the LOC132623386 gene encoding protein GRAVITROPIC IN THE LIGHT 1, with amino-acid sequence MDSVRPSPAPSKSRLAKTFQRVIHRKNSSKTFSNNGFCLLIPQEKLRCCEPQHFDKEEIEECKEHTKNKAVMEAFVAKLFATVSSVKAAYAELQLAQFPYNNEAIQVADQAVVDELKALSELKHSYIKHQIDSSPPHVTLMLAEIQEQQSVMKTYEITMKKMQGEIESKGYNICTLQNELQETIQNNRSLERKLNASGSFSILDNVKFSDVNPKDFIMVLHYAMRSIRNIVKFLIKEMESANWDIDAATNSIQNGVTFQKSDHRAFAFESFVCREIFSGFNEPTFNVQNDDSLFSGVSSRRNFFYEQFKKLKSVSVTHFLKQNPSSLFGKFLKAKYLHLVHPKMEFSFSGNLNQRKLVNSGEFPETEFFKVFSEMGRRVWLLHCLAYSFDQQVSIFQVKKNCRFSEVYMESVTDEIFSTAGGEFKVAFTVVPGFKVGKTVVQSQVYLSPVNPPAKH; translated from the coding sequence ATGGATTCTGTAAGACCATCTCCAGCTCCAAGTAAGAGTAGGTTAGCAAAGACATTTCAAAGAGTAATCCATAGAAAAAACTCATCAAAAACTTTTTCCAACAATGGGTTTTGCCTACTCATACCTCAAGAAAAACTCAGATGTTGTGAGCCACAACACTTTGACaaagaagaaattgaagaatgcaAAGAACATACAAAAAACAAAGCTGTTATGGAGGCTTTTGTTGCTAAGCTTTTTGCCACTGTTTCTTCTGTTAAAGCTGCTTATGCTGAGCTTCAGTTAGCTCAGTTCCCTTACAATAATGAAGCTATTCAAGTTGCAGATCAAGCTGTGGTTGATGAACTCAAAGCTTTATCTGAGCTCAAACATAGTTACATCAAACACCAAATTGATTCTTCACCACCCCATGTAACCCTAATGCTTGCTGAGATTCAAGAACAACAATCCGTCATGAAAACATACGAAATCACCATGAAGAAAATGCAAGGAGAAATTGAATCCAAAGGATACAACATATGTACTCTCCAAAATGAGCTACAAGAAACCATACAAAACAACAGATCACTTGAAAGAAAGCTCAATGCTAGTGGATCATTCTCTATTCTTGACAATGTGAAGTTTTCAGATGTAAATCCTAAAGATTTCATCATGGTTTTGCACTATGCTATGAGATCTATACGCAACATTGTTAAGTTCTTGATTAAGGAAATGGAGTCTGCTAACTGGGATATTGATGCTGCTACAAACTCTATACAAAATGGTGTTACTTTCCAGAAAAGTGATCACAGAGCTTTTGCATTTGAATCTTTTGTTTGCAGAGAGATATTCAGTGGGTTTAACGAGCCAACATTCAATGTTCAAAATGATGATTCTTTATTTTCCGGCGTATCAAGTCGCCGGAATTTCTTCTATGAACAGTTCAAGAAGTTGAAATCCGTGAGTGTAActcattttctcaaacaaaacccTTCTTCTCTGTTTGGGAAATTCTTGAAGGCTAAATACCTTCATTTAGTTCATCCAAAAATGGAGTTTTCCTTTTCTGGAAACTTAAATCAAAGGAAACTTGTGAACTCAGGTGAGTTCCCGGAAACAGAGTTTTTCAAGGTTTTTAGTGAGATGGGTAGGCGCGTGTGGCTTTTGCATTGCTTAGCATACTCTTTTGATCAACAAGTTAGCATTTTTCAAGTGAAAAAAAACTGTAGATTTTCAGAAGTCTACATGGAAAGTGTCACAGATGAGATTTTCTCCACTGCCGGCGGTGAGTTCAAGGTGGCGTTCACGGTGGTTCCAGGGTTTAAAGTTGGTAAAACGGTGGTTCAAAGTCAGGTATATTTATCTCCGGTAAATCCTCCGGCCAAGCACTAG